The genomic window GCTCCGTACGGGTGGTTTCTGATTAAAGTGCACAAtactagtaggtatattattctgATATATCTCGTAGGGCTCAACCAGCGTTTGCAGTGGAACTTTGTAAGcgcaaaaaatgtgtttatttacgAAATCACATTAGAAacctttaaatttatcaatgtttctctactatattatgcatgttatatataggtatatttaaatcttcCTTTTGAATCACtctttcaattaaaacaactCGCATTAAAATTCGTTGCgtagttttataaatctaaatatacaTAGGAACAGAtaactatacttattacttaggtatgtatatagctaatacaatttttcggttataaattatattagttatttataatagtaaggTAATTCTATaccgttttataattaaattatacaaagttcatttaattttattttgttaacacttattttttatactataggaTTGTTTCCAACGTGAATGCTAAGCCTTATATAtaacgataaatatatttatacacacacatttttttcaatttatcttACACagtaattttcatttgaaattattatttactaataataataaataataataataatttttttatgtatactatatacctatttaatgaaagtaaaatataatattataatttataagtatatcgaAATAGCCTTTAGTATTGACCATTAACATATAGCTAATATCCTACTTTGACCTTTTCGTTCtgtgtatgaaaatatatagttaaatttatcctCAATAAGCTTTGTCCGTTGCAGCATGTAACTATATCTTTTGACCTTTAACAAACAtgctaaattatttctatttaccaacactgtatattaatatgttgtgtataatgtatcatGTTTGGTAGACCAGCTGATGTcaacgtatttttttataacacacgTGTGTGCTAtgttgtacttatataatacgttGATACATCAATGGTCATtgtgattgtattttttttattgttactcaAAAACGTACTATTCTTCCCTTTTTAGGTTAATTaataacctatatttttttaatttaaaaaatatgagttatttacaactatttatttgaagtaggtatttattttaaagaaacatcacgtataaatcattaaaatcaggttataaaataaatggtttagTGTAGAATCGAACCTGGGAAAttcagaaatttaattttttgcacTCACTGTTCATGTTtctttttattcgttttcaacctattaaaatacgtataatgttACTgtgattatgtttatttatggtGACATAAAAAcgtagtttaaaaattggcTTGACACAAATCTTTAGATACGCAGTTTTTTATCACCCATTTAAACTATAACTGTGCGTTGTATTTGGGATATGTCTTATGAAATATGAGTTATAACTATAGAAACTTTCCGTAGCCCAGAACACATATGATATGATTTGtctgaaataatatgttctcGCTATCAACATGCATTGTTGATTATTgctctatatattttgttgggTTCATTGCACgcgtgtatttattttttattttctacttatataacctttttgatttatttttattacttcgaACAGGACTACGAATTGGAACAAAAAATGGAATTCGAGATGAAAATGCGTGAGGGTACGACACGACTTCTTGCCGCCTGCAAACACCAAACTCAATCGTTGCAAGCCGCCAAGAGCTTGTTGACTTCTAACGAAAGAATGACCGCTTACATCGCTGAGCTGCACCGGAAGAGCCGAGAACCCCCACAGTAAGTAttgatgaattatatataattataaaatctatgaGTTCACCGTATACAACCGTacgatattttgtatattttctttCTATAGAATCGGATGGAATGGTGGCAAAGCTCGAGTGTCACTTTCAGACTTACGACTCCCATTGATGTGGCGGGACACCGACCATTTCAAGAATAAAGGTGACTATCGGCGATTCGCGGTGTTCTGTTTGGCCAAAATCGGCACGCAACTGTATGATACCAGCCTCATGTTCCCAGTGGACAGATCTATGACCGACGTCACGTTTAACGACGTATTGCTCTTGTAAGTCACGTGTTTAaagtttcgtaaaaatttttaatttttttcttcatttattttttgttgcagTGAAAACGTTGGGCCAGATTTCAAAGTCGACTTAGAAGTATATGCTCATGTACTGCGGGACGATTTTTCGATTGCTAGCACACCGAGGAAAATCAAGAACACGTTGCACAGTTCCATAAGTCGCACAGTTGGCAAGAAGTTGGCTGCGACGTTGAGAGATGAACTAAATAGTGGTAAAATgtaagttttgaatatttagaaCGTACAAATTGTACACAGacgttgaaatttttaattcagtaATCTGTATAAAAGTgcattataacaaattttcagTGGACCTAATTTTGAACTAATGGCGTCAGCCAAACTGACTTTAGAAGAAGTAGATGATAGAGTACATACGCACGATATGAAAATCGAGAGCACTCGTAAGTAAAACATGAAAACGCAATAATAGGATAgtcgaaaatatatattatatttttagtaattaataatggttttatgattttatactaGCAGAAAACCGTAATAACCAGTTACCTCTATTCGGTCATTTTTGTTGTCGGTTGGCTGCACAGCCCCAATGTATATCGTCTCCGGTATATTCAGGGTGTGTACGGCCACGAAATGAATCATGTTCCTCATGGGCCAGACTTCAAGCATTTGAACTATCTATATGGTCAACAGCAGAAGAAGCAAAATCTCAACCACCACGAAATTCATTTCGCGTTGATAaggtataatactatgttaatCAATGTGAtcgttatagaaataataataagccaaATAACTTCTATAATCGATCGACGAatacagtatataaaataacttttataatttcaacttaatatgtataatttcgaTTTTCTATTACTAAAAGCAGGGTTTTGTActcaaataacttatttatatttttggtgttCATAtacaccaaaataaaatatttaataaacattctagaacttataatcattatcatatttttctaagTTATCTAAAAGTTTTTCAGGTTAAGActtcatttaaaaactttcaTTTTCTTTGATTTCTCTATATCTGATGTACTATTTGAATAAAGgacttttcttaaaatataaatgatataactataaattatcaattattgattgttaaataaaatgtcgATTTAGAATCTAAAGaatctaaattttagataGTTACTTAGACCAAAAACGGTTTATTTCACTTAAgagttaaaacatattttatacacatcaataattattattaaaaaccaaattacaacattgaattaaattcaaaatattcacaCGAAGACATTGTAGTGTAAAAATCATGTtgtgaaatgtataaaagttttgaattaCCTAAcacaaatgttttataataattagatttcaATGAAATTGGAGgtttaaaagaaatgtttaGATTATATGGATTTTTAGTGTTCAGATTGTTGTAAGTGTAGCGATTTTTGGTCACTACATGTGTCCCTAATCTTGACCAAAaggttaattttat from Aphis gossypii isolate Hap1 chromosome 1, ASM2018417v2, whole genome shotgun sequence includes these protein-coding regions:
- the LOC114128595 gene encoding rhotekin-like isoform X4, yielding MYNIRLYIVPEDTCQGMQIVKNSIETMNIHKDYELEQKMEFEMKMREGTTRLLAACKHQTQSLQAAKSLLTSNERMTAYIAELHRKSREPPQIGWNGGKARVSLSDLRLPLMWRDTDHFKNKGDYRRFAVFCLAKIGTQLYDTSLMFPVDRSMTDVTFNDVLLFENVGPDFKVDLEVYAHVLRDDFSIASTPRKIKNTLHSSISRTVGKKLAATLRDELNSGKIGPNFELMASAKLTLEEVDDRVHTHDMKIESTPENRNNQLPLFGHFCCRLAAQPQCISSPVYSGCVRPRNESCSSWARLQAFELSIWSTAEEAKSQPPRNSFRVDKNTVIRALKTNNEIEISNESEKRTVSFIFSVENGEEKGNWLKYLVQHTKEHYKWKKAAENVMEVQLLETNRHSFVKPERQGSLYDETPLLESFDKNSRDKNRPSVMDMFSNGGQVSTSSLSSCSSASSMSHNLRSNSSSSSSSTVSSSGTQKRLHWPFSRKT
- the LOC114128595 gene encoding rhotekin-like isoform X2 produces the protein MNSCFPPLAALTLKDKRRNSAYLETTGNQTSGKPNVIQDMEMFYIKQIAHNLKDYELEQKMEFEMKMREGTTRLLAACKHQTQSLQAAKSLLTSNERMTAYIAELHRKSREPPQIGWNGGKARVSLSDLRLPLMWRDTDHFKNKGDYRRFAVFCLAKIGTQLYDTSLMFPVDRSMTDVTFNDVLLFENVGPDFKVDLEVYAHVLRDDFSIASTPRKIKNTLHSSISRTVGKKLAATLRDELNSGKIGPNFELMASAKLTLEEVDDRVHTHDMKIESTQNRNNQLPLFGHFCCRLAAQPQCISSPVYSGCVRPRNESCSSWARLQAFELSIWSTAEEAKSQPPRNSFRVDKNTVIRALKTNNEIEISNESEKRTVSFIFSVENGEEKGNWLKYLVQHTKEHYKWKKAAENVMEVQLLETNRHSFVKPERQGSLYDETPLLESFDKNSRDKNRPSVMDMFSNGGQVSTSSLSSCSSASSMSHNLRSNSSSSSSSTVSSSGTQKRLHWPFSRKT
- the LOC114128595 gene encoding rhotekin-like isoform X1, giving the protein MNSCFPPLAALTLKDKRRNSAYLETTGNQTSGKPNVIQDMEMFYIKQIAHNLKDYELEQKMEFEMKMREGTTRLLAACKHQTQSLQAAKSLLTSNERMTAYIAELHRKSREPPQIGWNGGKARVSLSDLRLPLMWRDTDHFKNKGDYRRFAVFCLAKIGTQLYDTSLMFPVDRSMTDVTFNDVLLFENVGPDFKVDLEVYAHVLRDDFSIASTPRKIKNTLHSSISRTVGKKLAATLRDELNSGKIGPNFELMASAKLTLEEVDDRVHTHDMKIESTPENRNNQLPLFGHFCCRLAAQPQCISSPVYSGCVRPRNESCSSWARLQAFELSIWSTAEEAKSQPPRNSFRVDKNTVIRALKTNNEIEISNESEKRTVSFIFSVENGEEKGNWLKYLVQHTKEHYKWKKAAENVMEVQLLETNRHSFVKPERQGSLYDETPLLESFDKNSRDKNRPSVMDMFSNGGQVSTSSLSSCSSASSMSHNLRSNSSSSSSSTVSSSGTQKRLHWPFSRKT
- the LOC114128595 gene encoding rhotekin-like isoform X3 — translated: MAPTSKNSRKSLSTKCQLPGSTTIDKENAFLHSVSEFHSRIRRRESIRLKYKDYELEQKMEFEMKMREGTTRLLAACKHQTQSLQAAKSLLTSNERMTAYIAELHRKSREPPQIGWNGGKARVSLSDLRLPLMWRDTDHFKNKGDYRRFAVFCLAKIGTQLYDTSLMFPVDRSMTDVTFNDVLLFENVGPDFKVDLEVYAHVLRDDFSIASTPRKIKNTLHSSISRTVGKKLAATLRDELNSGKIGPNFELMASAKLTLEEVDDRVHTHDMKIESTPENRNNQLPLFGHFCCRLAAQPQCISSPVYSGCVRPRNESCSSWARLQAFELSIWSTAEEAKSQPPRNSFRVDKNTVIRALKTNNEIEISNESEKRTVSFIFSVENGEEKGNWLKYLVQHTKEHYKWKKAAENVMEVQLLETNRHSFVKPERQGSLYDETPLLESFDKNSRDKNRPSVMDMFSNGGQVSTSSLSSCSSASSMSHNLRSNSSSSSSSTVSSSGTQKRLHWPFSRKT